Proteins co-encoded in one Arachis hypogaea cultivar Tifrunner chromosome 13, arahy.Tifrunner.gnm2.J5K5, whole genome shotgun sequence genomic window:
- the LOC112733538 gene encoding protein DMP4, producing MDHINDDEQKLPLLDHNREVPEAERSMVQRAISQTFQSTAHLANLLPTGTVLSFQLLSPIFTNQGNCDSVNKFMTYTLLSLSAFSCFLLSFTDSFRDSKGNVCHGFATFKGLWVIDGSTTLPPELDAKYRLRFIDFVHAVMSVLVFTAIALFDQNVVNCFFPSPSDEAQQMLTALPVGIGVLCSTLFVAFPTQRYGIGFPLSKT from the coding sequence ATGGATCATATTAATGATGATGAACAAAAGCTGCCACTCCTTGATCACAATAGAGAGGTTCCAGAAGCAGAGAGGAGCATGGTTCAAAGAGCCATAAGCCAAACATTTCAAAGCACGGCACATTTGGCGAATCTTCTTCCAACCGGCACTGTCCTATCCTTCCAACTCCTCTCTCCAATCTTCACAAACCAAGGAAACTGCGACTCTGTCAACAAATTCATGACTTACACACTATTATCCCTCTCTGCTTTCTCATGCTTCCTTCTAAGCTTCACTGATAGCTTCAGGGACAGTAAGGGGAATGTATGTCACGGTTTTGCCACATTTAAGGGACTGTGGGTTATTGATGGATCAACCACACTCCCACCCGAACTTGATGCAAAGTATAGGCTCAGGTTCATTGATTTTGTGCACGCTGTGATGTCAGTTCTGGTTTTCACCGCCATTGCGCTGTTCGATCAGAATGTGGTGAATTGCTTCTTCCCTTCGCCGTCGGATGAGGCGCAGCAGATGCTCACGGCGTTGCCGGTGGGAATTGGAGTGCTCTGCAGCACGCTCTTTGTTGCATTTCCTACACAGCGATATGGAATTGGATTCCCACTCTCAAAAACTTAA